Proteins encoded together in one Mus musculus strain C57BL/6J chromosome 16, GRCm38.p6 C57BL/6J window:
- the Tra2b gene encoding transformer-2 protein homolog beta isoform 1 (isoform 1 is encoded by transcript variant 1), translated as MSDSGEQNYGERESRSASRSGSAHGSGKSARHTPARSRSKEDSRRSRSKSRSRSESRSRSRRSSRRHYTRSRSRSRSHRRSRSRSYSRDYRRRHSHSHSPMSTRRRHVGNRANPDPNCCLGVFGLSLYTTERDLREVFSKYGPIADVSIVYDQQSRRSRGFAFVYFENVDDAKEAKERANGMELDGRRIRVDFSITKRPHTPTPGIYMGRPTYGSSRRRDYYDRGYDRGYDDRDYYSRSYRGGGGGGGGWRAAQDRDQIYRRRSPSPYYSRGGYRSRSRSRSYSPRRY; from the exons GAATCCCGTTCTGCTTCCCGAAGTGGAAGTGCTCACGGATCGGGGAAATCTGCACGGCATACACCTGCAAGGTCTCGCTCCAAGGAAGACTCAAGGCGTTCTAGATCAAAGTCCAGGTCCAGGTCTGAATCTAG GTCTAGATCCAGAAGAAGTTCTAGAAGGCATTATACAAGGTCACGATCACGATCTCGCTCGCATAGACGATCCCGGAGCAGGTCTTACAGCCGAGATTATCGCAGgcgccacagccacagccattcTCCCATGTCTACTCGAAGGCGTCATGTTGGGAACCGG GCAAATCCTGACCCCAACTGTTGTCTTGGCGTGTTTGGGTTGAGCTTATACACCACAGAAAGAGACCTAAGAGAAGTGTTCTCTAAATATGGCCCCATTGCTGATGTGTCTATTGTATATGACCAGCAATCTAGACGTTCAAGAGGATTtgcctttgtatattttgaaaatgtagACGATGCCAAGGAA gctAAAGAACGTGCCAATGGAATGGAGCTTGATGGGCGTCGAATTAGAGTCGATTTCTCTATAACAAAAAGGCCCCATACCCCAACACCAGGAATTTATATGGGGAGACCCACTTA TGGCAGTTCTCGCCGCCGAGACTATTATGACAGAGGGTACGATCGGGGTTATGATGACCGGGACTATTACAGCAGATCATACAG aggaggaggtggtggaggaggtggatGGAGAGCAGCTCAAGACAGGGATCAGATTTACAG AAGACGGTCACCTTCTCCTTACTACAGTCGTGGAGGATACAGGTCACGTTCTCGATCACGATCCTACTCACCTC gtCGCTACTAA
- the Tra2b gene encoding transformer-2 protein homolog beta isoform 2 (isoform 2 is encoded by transcript variant 2), which yields MSDSGEQNYGERESRSASRSGSAHGSGKSARHTPARSRSKEDSRRSRSKSRSRSESRSRSRRSSRRHYTRSRSRSRSHRRSRSRSYSRDYRRRHSHSHSPMSTRRRHVGNRANPDPNCCLGVFGLSLYTTERDLREVFSKYGPIADVSIVYDQQSRRSRGFAFVYFENVDDAKEAKERANGMELDGRRIRVDFSITKRPHTPTPGIYMGRPTYGSSRRRDYYDRGYDRGYDDRDYYSRSYRGGGGGGGGWRAAQDRDQIYRRSPSPYYSRGGYRSRSRSRSYSPRRY from the exons GAATCCCGTTCTGCTTCCCGAAGTGGAAGTGCTCACGGATCGGGGAAATCTGCACGGCATACACCTGCAAGGTCTCGCTCCAAGGAAGACTCAAGGCGTTCTAGATCAAAGTCCAGGTCCAGGTCTGAATCTAG GTCTAGATCCAGAAGAAGTTCTAGAAGGCATTATACAAGGTCACGATCACGATCTCGCTCGCATAGACGATCCCGGAGCAGGTCTTACAGCCGAGATTATCGCAGgcgccacagccacagccattcTCCCATGTCTACTCGAAGGCGTCATGTTGGGAACCGG GCAAATCCTGACCCCAACTGTTGTCTTGGCGTGTTTGGGTTGAGCTTATACACCACAGAAAGAGACCTAAGAGAAGTGTTCTCTAAATATGGCCCCATTGCTGATGTGTCTATTGTATATGACCAGCAATCTAGACGTTCAAGAGGATTtgcctttgtatattttgaaaatgtagACGATGCCAAGGAA gctAAAGAACGTGCCAATGGAATGGAGCTTGATGGGCGTCGAATTAGAGTCGATTTCTCTATAACAAAAAGGCCCCATACCCCAACACCAGGAATTTATATGGGGAGACCCACTTA TGGCAGTTCTCGCCGCCGAGACTATTATGACAGAGGGTACGATCGGGGTTATGATGACCGGGACTATTACAGCAGATCATACAG aggaggaggtggtggaggaggtggatGGAGAGCAGCTCAAGACAGGGATCAGATTTACAG ACGGTCACCTTCTCCTTACTACAGTCGTGGAGGATACAGGTCACGTTCTCGATCACGATCCTACTCACCTC gtCGCTACTAA
- the Tra2b gene encoding transformer-2 protein homolog beta isoform 3 (isoform 3 is encoded by transcript variant 3): protein MSTRRRHVGNRANPDPNCCLGVFGLSLYTTERDLREVFSKYGPIADVSIVYDQQSRRSRGFAFVYFENVDDAKEAKERANGMELDGRRIRVDFSITKRPHTPTPGIYMGRPTYGSSRRRDYYDRGYDRGYDDRDYYSRSYRGGGGGGGGWRAAQDRDQIYRRRSPSPYYSRGGYRSRSRSRSYSPRRY from the exons ATGTCTACTCGAAGGCGTCATGTTGGGAACCGG GCAAATCCTGACCCCAACTGTTGTCTTGGCGTGTTTGGGTTGAGCTTATACACCACAGAAAGAGACCTAAGAGAAGTGTTCTCTAAATATGGCCCCATTGCTGATGTGTCTATTGTATATGACCAGCAATCTAGACGTTCAAGAGGATTtgcctttgtatattttgaaaatgtagACGATGCCAAGGAA gctAAAGAACGTGCCAATGGAATGGAGCTTGATGGGCGTCGAATTAGAGTCGATTTCTCTATAACAAAAAGGCCCCATACCCCAACACCAGGAATTTATATGGGGAGACCCACTTA TGGCAGTTCTCGCCGCCGAGACTATTATGACAGAGGGTACGATCGGGGTTATGATGACCGGGACTATTACAGCAGATCATACAG aggaggaggtggtggaggaggtggatGGAGAGCAGCTCAAGACAGGGATCAGATTTACAG AAGACGGTCACCTTCTCCTTACTACAGTCGTGGAGGATACAGGTCACGTTCTCGATCACGATCCTACTCACCTC gtCGCTACTAA
- the Tra2b gene encoding transformer-2 protein homolog beta isoform X1, producing the protein MSTRRRHVGNRANPDPNCCLGVFGLSLYTTERDLREVFSKYGPIADVSIVYDQQSRRSRGFAFVYFENVDDAKEAKERANGMELDGRRIRVDFSITKRPHTPTPGIYMGRPTYGSSRRRDYYDRGYDRGYDDRDYYSRSYRGGGGGGGGWRAAQDRDQIYRRSPSPYYSRGGYRSRSRSRSYSPRRY; encoded by the exons ATGTCTACTCGAAGGCGTCATGTTGGGAACCGG GCAAATCCTGACCCCAACTGTTGTCTTGGCGTGTTTGGGTTGAGCTTATACACCACAGAAAGAGACCTAAGAGAAGTGTTCTCTAAATATGGCCCCATTGCTGATGTGTCTATTGTATATGACCAGCAATCTAGACGTTCAAGAGGATTtgcctttgtatattttgaaaatgtagACGATGCCAAGGAA gctAAAGAACGTGCCAATGGAATGGAGCTTGATGGGCGTCGAATTAGAGTCGATTTCTCTATAACAAAAAGGCCCCATACCCCAACACCAGGAATTTATATGGGGAGACCCACTTA TGGCAGTTCTCGCCGCCGAGACTATTATGACAGAGGGTACGATCGGGGTTATGATGACCGGGACTATTACAGCAGATCATACAG aggaggaggtggtggaggaggtggatGGAGAGCAGCTCAAGACAGGGATCAGATTTACAG ACGGTCACCTTCTCCTTACTACAGTCGTGGAGGATACAGGTCACGTTCTCGATCACGATCCTACTCACCTC gtCGCTACTAA